In Gymnogyps californianus isolate 813 chromosome 1, ASM1813914v2, whole genome shotgun sequence, the following are encoded in one genomic region:
- the RASD2 gene encoding GTP-binding protein Rhes, with the protein MMKTMSGGNCTLNVPAKNSYRMVVLGASRVGKSSIVSRFLNGRFEDQYTPTIEDFHRKVYNIRGDMYQLDILDTSGNHPFPAMRRLSILTGDVFILVFSLDNRESFDEVKRLQKQILEVKSCLKNKTKESADLPMVICGNKNDHSEIFRKVRSDEGENLVSSDENCAYFEVSAKKNTNVDEMFYVLFSMAKLPHEMSPSLHRKISIQYGDTFQQKSFRMRRVKDMDAYGMISPFARRPSVNSDLKYIKSKVLREGQSREREKCTIQ; encoded by the exons ATGATGAAGACCATGTCTGGTGGAAACTGCACCCTGAATGTGCCAGCCAAGAACTCATACCGCATGGTAGTGCTGGGGGCCTCCAGGGTGGGGAAAAGCTCCATTGTCTCACGCTTTCTCAATGGCCGGTTTGAGGACCAGTACACTCCCACCATTGAGGATTTTCATCGCAAGGTCTACAACATCCGGGGAGACATGTATCAGCTGGACATCCTGGACACCTCTGGGAATCACCCTTTCCCTGCTATGAGGAGGCTTTCCATCCTGACAG ggGATGTTTTCATCCTGGTATTCAGCCTGGACAACAGAGAATCCTTTGATGAGGTCAAGAGGCTCCAGAAACAGATCCTTGAGGTCAAATCCTGCCTGAAGAACAAGACCAAGGAATCAGCTGACCTCCCCATGGTGATCTGTGGCAACAAAAATGACCACAGTGAAATCTTCCGCAAGGTACGCTCAGATGAAGGCGAGAACCTTGTTTCCAGTGACGAAAACTGCGCTTACTTTGAAGTTTCAGCCAAGAAGAACACCAATGTGGATGAGATGTTCTATGTCCTTTTCAGCATGGCCAAGCTACCTCATGAGATGAGCCCTTCCCTCCACAGGAAAATCTCCATCCAGTATGGTGACACTTTCCAACAGAAATCCTTCCGGATGCGCCGAGTCAAGGACATGGATGCCTACGGCATGATCTCTCCCTTTGCTCGCCGGCCAAGCGTCAACAGTGACCTGAAGTATATCAAATCGAAAGTTCTCAGGGAAGGTCAGtccagggagagggagaaatgcACGATCCAGTGA